In Candidatus Eremiobacterota bacterium, a genomic segment contains:
- the lexA gene encoding transcriptional repressor LexA — translation MTKNITPRQKEIFDFLFQFTEERGYPPTIREIASHFRIISLNAVRVHLKALERKKLITVENSRSRGIHIHNSYSPEGQLPIVGRIAAGTPMAAVEEKEDLVSLDGSFWGSADSPLYLLKVKGDSMDPEIQDGDLVVVRHQRHALPGDIVVALIEGEATVKKLVRRPGGDFVLHPLNPSYQDIEPGERLALSGKVVGIIRKY, via the coding sequence GTGACCAAAAACATCACACCCCGCCAGAAAGAGATTTTTGACTTCCTCTTCCAGTTTACCGAGGAAAGAGGATATCCCCCCACCATCAGGGAGATTGCATCCCATTTCCGCATCATCTCCCTTAATGCCGTCAGGGTGCACCTCAAGGCCCTCGAGAGAAAGAAGCTCATCACCGTTGAGAACTCGCGCTCACGGGGGATCCATATCCACAACTCGTACAGCCCGGAAGGCCAGCTCCCCATCGTCGGCAGGATTGCCGCCGGCACTCCCATGGCTGCCGTGGAAGAGAAGGAGGACCTCGTGTCGCTTGACGGCTCCTTCTGGGGAAGCGCCGATTCACCGCTCTACCTTCTCAAGGTAAAGGGCGACAGCATGGACCCCGAGATCCAGGACGGTGACCTCGTGGTGGTAAGGCACCAGCGCCACGCCCTGCCCGGCGATATCGTAGTGGCGCTCATTGAGGGCGAGGCAACGGTAAAAAAGCTGGTGCGCCGTCCCGGAGGAGACTTCGTGCTCCATCCCCTCAACCCCTCATACCAGGATATAGAGCCCGGGGAGCGCCTTGCTCTCAGCGGGAAAGTAGTCGGCATAATAAGAAAATACTGA
- a CDS encoding diguanylate cyclase produces the protein MAEDKNKEAMDRLEISLKRELKRAIRYRESISIILIECHIENDQYRKSLFVPLFKQIAGIIRKTIRDEDTEIILGRNVLLILPMTFLDGAHTVAHKIAKKVKDFKFKEAEGLSDFALHLLFGFANFPYDGSEKGELLEAARANLAESREKLKNKISRRSAPEE, from the coding sequence ATGGCGGAAGACAAGAACAAGGAAGCAATGGACAGGCTTGAGATAAGCCTGAAAAGAGAGCTCAAGCGTGCTATCCGTTACAGGGAGTCTATCTCCATCATTCTGATCGAATGCCATATAGAAAATGACCAGTATCGCAAGAGCCTTTTTGTGCCCCTTTTCAAGCAGATTGCCGGCATCATCAGAAAAACCATAAGGGATGAGGATACGGAGATAATTCTCGGCAGGAACGTGCTGCTTATCCTCCCCATGACCTTTCTGGACGGCGCTCATACCGTGGCTCACAAGATAGCAAAAAAAGTGAAGGACTTCAAGTTCAAGGAAGCAGAAGGCCTGAGTGATTTCGCCTTGCATCTCCTCTTCGGTTTTGCGAACTTCCCCTATGACGGCTCGGAAAAAGGAGAGCTTCTCGAGGCGGCCCGCGCGAATCTCGCGGAGAGCCGTGAGAAGCTCAAGAACAAGATTTCCCGCCGGAGTGCCCCTGAAGAGTAG
- a CDS encoding PrsW family glutamic-type intramembrane protease, translating into MHTLLYLSLAPVIALIIMFYLYDRYEPEPKKIVFKVFAFGIVSVLPAIIMELILMPVFKYREGNLNLLSLFIAMFFAVALVEELCKFAVIISGIYKSWEFDEPYDGIVYTVAASLGFAAFENILYVFNMGIAVGILRALITVPGHALYGALMGYFIGLSKFRRNRTSLLLWGLFLATLGHAIFDTLAFSRNPWLVLSIFPFIGFLWIVVFLLARHSQSLSIYRYNPQKEGAAPGSDKTCRACGYSVPSDKGICSKCGTPAEEPPGAADAALQENTAPTGEENHLEGNGEKGAESDGRA; encoded by the coding sequence ATGCACACGCTCTTATATCTCTCTCTCGCGCCTGTGATCGCGCTCATAATCATGTTTTATCTCTATGACAGGTATGAGCCCGAGCCCAAGAAGATCGTGTTCAAGGTCTTTGCCTTTGGAATAGTGAGCGTCCTGCCAGCCATAATAATGGAGCTCATCCTGATGCCGGTATTCAAGTACCGCGAGGGCAACCTCAACCTCCTGTCCCTCTTCATCGCAATGTTCTTTGCCGTGGCCCTTGTGGAAGAGCTCTGCAAATTCGCGGTGATCATCTCAGGGATATACAAATCATGGGAGTTTGATGAGCCTTATGACGGCATTGTCTATACCGTCGCCGCATCGCTGGGCTTCGCCGCTTTCGAGAACATCCTTTACGTTTTCAACATGGGGATTGCAGTAGGCATCCTCAGGGCTCTCATCACCGTTCCCGGCCATGCCCTCTACGGAGCCCTCATGGGGTACTTCATCGGGCTCTCAAAGTTCCGCAGGAACAGGACTTCTCTCCTGCTGTGGGGACTTTTTCTCGCCACACTCGGCCATGCCATTTTTGACACCCTTGCATTCTCCCGGAATCCCTGGCTTGTGCTGTCGATATTCCCCTTCATAGGGTTCCTCTGGATCGTGGTGTTCCTGCTGGCGCGGCATTCACAGTCTCTTTCCATATACCGCTACAACCCCCAGAAAGAAGGTGCGGCTCCCGGTTCTGACAAAACATGCAGGGCATGCGGTTATTCAGTCCCCTCCGACAAAGGGATCTGCAGCAAATGCGGCACGCCGGCCGAGGAGCCTCCTGGTGCAGCCGATGCCGCTCTTCAGGAAAACACTGCTCCGACAGGAGAGGAAAATCACCTGGAAGGCAATGGAGAAAAGGGCGCGGAATCTGACGGGAGGGCATAA
- a CDS encoding LCP family protein: MGKLENLSFSKRKPSIKRIILFLLVAFIVAFGVLVAGFAYIYSITPADSHGTIVDSIRFIVSPGQTAFGEKETMNILCLGIDYNYNEKGILYTKNARSDTIFVLSIDAKADQINMLSIPRDTWVKISDEDGFDKVNAAYAYGGVQKARKVIEDFLGITVDHYIILKVKSTENIVNAIGGIEVDVMKDMDYDDNWGNLHVHLKKGPQVLNGQQAVGYARFRHDEEGDWGRIRRQQQVLNALIRELKKPANIMRMEKIAKVLKDGIETDLSIAQLIDLGRLYKDFDRANMKTGVIKGDDGATADGMSYIVPYEDEKKFLVKKLLMRDSSLPPSDIRIGVLNGSSTEGLATELAKIIEHRGFKVVRISDADRNDYDSTRIICHMKDRKIAESLEEFLGPIEYEENTENPEGADEDFTIIIGNNWKSWKASREEKNSSSPEKSPSSSRRPLRESPDVEEPAPGEAENPEENPEAERINEENLEKPLIEPSANPEPFRKGSTGPPSTGNEPVPSPVQATEEPSGQDSTPHVAPSEEPQKKNKAESPPQQ, from the coding sequence ATGGGTAAGCTGGAAAACCTCAGTTTCAGTAAGAGGAAACCGAGCATCAAGCGCATCATTCTTTTTCTCCTTGTGGCTTTTATCGTGGCCTTTGGAGTCCTTGTCGCCGGTTTTGCCTACATTTACAGCATCACCCCCGCTGACTCCCATGGAACAATCGTTGACAGCATAAGATTCATAGTAAGTCCCGGCCAGACAGCCTTCGGCGAAAAAGAGACTATGAACATTCTGTGCCTGGGAATTGACTATAACTACAATGAAAAAGGCATATTATATACAAAAAATGCCCGATCTGACACCATATTCGTCCTCTCAATCGATGCAAAGGCGGATCAGATCAACATGCTCTCAATTCCCCGAGACACCTGGGTCAAGATATCCGATGAAGATGGCTTCGACAAGGTAAATGCCGCTTATGCTTACGGGGGAGTGCAGAAAGCGAGAAAGGTGATTGAGGACTTCCTTGGCATCACTGTTGATCACTACATCATACTGAAGGTGAAATCCACGGAGAATATCGTGAACGCCATCGGGGGAATTGAAGTCGATGTGATGAAGGACATGGACTACGATGACAACTGGGGGAATCTCCATGTGCACCTGAAAAAGGGGCCGCAGGTGCTGAACGGCCAGCAGGCCGTAGGATATGCCCGGTTCCGCCATGATGAGGAAGGTGACTGGGGCAGAATCAGAAGGCAGCAGCAGGTCCTCAACGCCCTCATCAGAGAGCTGAAAAAGCCTGCCAACATCATGCGGATGGAAAAAATTGCAAAAGTGCTCAAAGACGGCATAGAAACCGACCTCTCCATTGCGCAGCTCATAGACCTGGGAAGGCTCTACAAGGATTTTGACAGGGCGAATATGAAAACAGGCGTCATCAAGGGAGACGACGGCGCCACCGCTGACGGGATGAGCTATATTGTTCCCTACGAGGATGAGAAGAAGTTCCTGGTAAAGAAGCTCCTGATGAGGGACAGCTCACTCCCGCCGTCAGATATACGCATAGGGGTCCTCAATGGCAGCAGCACCGAAGGCCTCGCCACGGAGCTCGCAAAAATCATTGAGCACAGGGGATTCAAGGTCGTCAGGATTTCCGATGCAGACCGCAATGACTATGATTCCACAAGGATAATATGCCATATGAAGGACAGGAAAATTGCCGAGAGCCTCGAGGAGTTTCTCGGTCCCATCGAGTATGAAGAAAATACGGAAAACCCTGAGGGCGCCGATGAAGACTTCACCATCATCATAGGCAACAACTGGAAGAGCTGGAAAGCGTCCAGAGAGGAAAAGAACTCCTCGTCGCCGGAAAAGAGCCCCTCAAGCAGCCGCAGGCCGCTCAGGGAATCCCCGGATGTCGAGGAACCCGCTCCCGGAGAGGCTGAAAACCCCGAGGAAAATCCGGAGGCCGAGAGGATCAACGAGGAGAATCTGGAAAAGCCTCTCATTGAGCCTTCAGCGAATCCGGAGCCCTTCAGGAAAGGGAGCACCGGACCGCCATCTACAGGGAATGAGCCCGTACCGTCGCCGGTGCAGGCAACAGAAGAGCCGTCGGGACAAGACTCCACGCCACACGTTGCTCCTTCAGAAGAACCGCAGAAAAAAAACAAGGCAGAAAGCCCGCCTCAGCAATAA
- the rsmA gene encoding 16S rRNA (adenine(1518)-N(6)/adenine(1519)-N(6))-dimethyltransferase RsmA, with product MPREHRRNSPPGRIALQKRLGQHLLTDPYFLESIVKAASLGSDDSILEIGPGPGNLTKHLLGAAARVAAVELDRRFEPELRRLEQGARGRLALFFTDILAFDFSALPALCRGPWKVLANIPYYISTPLIEKLLEHQGLFSHIYLTIQRELAERICAPGGSRDRGSFTFFVEYHAVPSLLIHIPAAAFTPPPEVDSSLIGLTIRETPPADSSPRLLFSIIRRAFAQRRKGIKNSLKGIQPVPGDRILSEVLRSCGIDPMARPETLALADFDRLACLLERGGKTHE from the coding sequence ATGCCCAGAGAACACCGCCGGAATTCTCCCCCTGGCAGGATTGCCCTGCAAAAGAGGCTCGGCCAGCACCTCCTCACAGACCCGTATTTCCTTGAGAGCATTGTAAAGGCGGCATCGCTGGGTTCCGATGACAGTATTCTTGAGATAGGGCCGGGGCCGGGAAACCTCACGAAACACCTCCTTGGTGCCGCGGCGAGGGTTGCAGCGGTAGAGCTCGACAGGCGCTTCGAGCCGGAGCTCCGGCGCCTCGAGCAAGGCGCACGGGGAAGGCTCGCCCTCTTTTTCACTGATATCCTGGCCTTTGATTTTTCTGCGCTCCCTGCACTCTGCCGGGGACCCTGGAAGGTTCTGGCCAATATACCTTATTACATTTCAACTCCCCTCATCGAAAAGCTCCTGGAGCACCAGGGCCTCTTTTCCCATATTTATCTCACCATTCAGAGGGAGCTTGCAGAGAGGATCTGCGCTCCCGGCGGTTCCCGCGACAGGGGGTCCTTCACGTTTTTCGTCGAGTATCATGCCGTGCCATCCCTGCTTATTCATATACCTGCCGCTGCCTTCACGCCTCCCCCTGAAGTCGACTCCTCACTTATAGGTCTCACCATCAGGGAGACCCCGCCCGCAGACTCCTCGCCCCGGCTCCTCTTCAGCATCATACGGAGGGCTTTTGCCCAGAGGAGGAAGGGGATCAAGAATTCCCTCAAAGGGATTCAGCCTGTCCCGGGTGATAGGATTCTCTCAGAAGTGCTTCGCTCCTGCGGCATCGATCCCATGGCCCGCCCTGAGACCCTTGCCCTGGCGGATTTCGACAGGCTCGCCTGCCTGCTGGAGAGAGGCGGGAAAACTCATGAATAA
- a CDS encoding biopolymer transporter ExbD: MAMGGGESEEDTMSSINITPLTDCIMVLLIIFMIASTAMSQTGFNIQLPRVSTKEEAPPSQIVLSVSKAGDYFVGANKVATNNLEAYLKKLAATKHTNRIIINGDSDVPYGKVISAMDCAKKSGLTSIALATKLKGE; encoded by the coding sequence ATGGCTATGGGTGGCGGCGAATCCGAAGAGGATACCATGAGCTCCATCAATATCACCCCTCTTACAGACTGTATCATGGTGCTTCTCATTATCTTCATGATTGCAAGCACGGCAATGTCGCAGACTGGATTCAACATCCAGCTTCCCCGAGTCAGCACCAAGGAAGAAGCGCCTCCCTCGCAGATTGTCCTCTCTGTGTCCAAGGCGGGAGATTACTTCGTAGGCGCCAACAAGGTGGCAACCAACAACCTTGAGGCATACCTGAAGAAGCTTGCCGCCACCAAGCATACGAACCGTATCATTATCAATGGAGATTCCGACGTGCCTTACGGCAAGGTAATCTCTGCCATGGACTGCGCCAAGAAGTCCGGGCTCACCTCAATCGCCCTTGCCACCAAGCTGAAAGGAGAATGA
- a CDS encoding MotA/TolQ/ExbB proton channel family protein, translating into MEDQNPIGAIFRIINEGGMTMYAIVTCSVVLLGLVIERFYFFWKMGLDYEWMLMQMAYFIENKQIPEAIHFCRQISGSLARVFETGLLRAGKPRQEIEEAMNSTISEEILGFDKNLSYVGTLAVIAPFIGLLGTVLGIMRAFADIALKGATGPAVVAKGVAEALTATAAGLYVAIPASVFFNYFKNRVKTTQQQMRFSGSRLAEMLVLADADEPLPEDLRPSVVMEKTAAKGRHEK; encoded by the coding sequence TTGGAAGACCAGAACCCAATCGGAGCAATATTCAGAATAATCAATGAAGGCGGCATGACGATGTACGCCATCGTCACGTGTTCTGTCGTTCTCCTTGGCCTCGTGATAGAGAGGTTCTACTTCTTCTGGAAAATGGGCCTCGACTACGAGTGGATGCTGATGCAGATGGCCTATTTCATAGAAAACAAGCAGATCCCCGAGGCCATCCATTTCTGCAGGCAGATCTCCGGGAGCCTCGCACGCGTCTTTGAAACAGGGCTTCTCAGGGCAGGCAAGCCCCGCCAGGAGATAGAGGAGGCCATGAACTCAACGATTTCGGAAGAGATTCTGGGCTTCGACAAAAACCTCTCTTATGTGGGAACCCTTGCAGTCATCGCGCCCTTTATCGGTCTCCTGGGCACTGTGCTCGGCATCATGAGAGCATTTGCCGATATAGCCCTTAAAGGCGCCACAGGCCCGGCAGTCGTCGCCAAGGGCGTGGCAGAAGCCCTCACCGCCACGGCGGCAGGCCTCTACGTGGCCATCCCCGCATCGGTATTTTTCAACTATTTCAAGAACCGCGTGAAAACCACCCAGCAGCAGATGCGGTTTTCCGGGTCCCGCCTTGCGGAGATGCTGGTTCTTGCCGATGCCGATGAGCCTCTTCCCGAAGACCTGAGGCCCTCGGTGGTCATGGAAAAGACCGCTGCCAAGGGAAGGCATGAAAAATAA
- a CDS encoding HD-GYP domain-containing protein, which yields MQEELSWQEKIVYPLLIALGTVLLIYATPMAPWRVPWSMPCALAAASDAHALLSPAFLKTLRIFLNLHTLLLNRETFIFTLIFAALCFLLHLKKMALRILKTPLRKKTRGGSVKWIMDEIILYAALFLKGVGVAAWVIALASFSFQVYLLHSAIKKRIKKGKRFIIIEKKRKISDKFRKGKPFPLGQVLYGFTSPFNRVTMIVPAGILYECINRGSPLGSWTNIAAVLAMFFVYFTIATFISALTIMLRERRPRRYFPVIWWEMYSDPSIYIFMLCPLGLLFALIYQREPLALVLILVPLYAMHRAMKNIERIIEDCEQFIISLANALDARDHYTYGHSDRVARYSKTIAKEMGLSPQKVEAIERAGQIHDLGKIGIPDAILRKQGKLDDNEYAIMKGHALAIKDLFEGKKKLLEKIPVELAYSHHERFDGKGYAYGKRGDEIPLGARILSIADTFDALTTDRPYRKGMNPEKALSCIKDASGTQFDPSVVEVFARLFARGDIAEVLEKKQ from the coding sequence ATGCAAGAAGAGCTCTCCTGGCAGGAGAAGATTGTTTATCCACTTTTAATTGCCCTTGGGACTGTTCTTCTCATCTATGCCACGCCGATGGCGCCATGGAGAGTGCCCTGGAGCATGCCCTGTGCCCTCGCGGCCGCTTCAGACGCTCATGCACTGCTTTCCCCTGCTTTCCTCAAGACCCTGCGTATCTTTCTGAACCTTCATACCCTGCTCCTCAACAGGGAGACTTTCATCTTCACCCTGATCTTCGCCGCGCTCTGCTTTCTGCTCCACCTTAAAAAAATGGCGCTCCGCATCCTGAAGACGCCGCTTCGCAAAAAGACCAGGGGGGGGAGCGTCAAGTGGATTATGGATGAAATCATTCTCTATGCCGCCCTTTTCCTGAAAGGAGTGGGCGTCGCCGCGTGGGTAATCGCCCTTGCCTCATTCTCCTTCCAGGTCTATCTCCTTCACTCGGCAATCAAGAAGCGGATCAAGAAAGGCAAGCGCTTCATAATCATCGAGAAGAAGAGGAAAATCAGCGACAAGTTCAGGAAAGGGAAACCATTCCCCCTCGGCCAGGTCCTCTACGGCTTCACAAGCCCCTTTAACAGGGTCACCATGATTGTCCCGGCAGGCATTCTTTATGAATGCATAAACAGGGGAAGCCCCCTTGGCTCCTGGACCAACATAGCGGCCGTGCTTGCGATGTTCTTTGTCTATTTCACCATCGCGACATTTATAAGCGCCCTTACCATCATGCTCAGGGAGAGGCGCCCCAGAAGATATTTTCCCGTCATCTGGTGGGAGATGTATTCCGATCCCTCGATCTATATCTTCATGCTCTGCCCCCTGGGGCTTCTTTTTGCCCTCATTTACCAGCGCGAGCCCCTGGCGCTCGTTCTGATCCTGGTGCCCCTCTACGCTATGCACCGCGCCATGAAGAACATAGAGAGAATAATTGAAGACTGCGAGCAGTTCATCATTTCACTCGCCAACGCGCTGGATGCAAGAGACCATTATACTTACGGCCATTCTGACCGGGTTGCAAGATACTCCAAGACCATTGCCAAAGAGATGGGACTCTCACCGCAGAAAGTGGAGGCAATCGAGAGGGCCGGCCAGATTCATGATCTCGGGAAAATCGGCATACCGGACGCCATCCTCAGGAAGCAGGGAAAGCTTGACGACAATGAATATGCCATCATGAAAGGCCATGCCCTTGCGATCAAGGACTTGTTCGAAGGCAAGAAGAAGCTCCTGGAAAAAATACCGGTGGAGCTTGCCTATTCCCATCATGAGCGCTTTGACGGCAAGGGCTATGCCTATGGAAAAAGAGGAGACGAGATTCCCCTGGGCGCCAGGATCCTCAGCATCGCCGACACCTTTGACGCCCTTACCACCGACAGGCCTTACAGAAAAGGCATGAATCCCGAAAAGGCCCTCTCCTGCATCAAGGATGCGAGCGGGACTCAATTTGATCCCTCCGTGGTAGAGGTCTTTGCCAGGCTCTTTGCCAGGGGGGACATTGCCGAGGTCCTGGAAAAAAAACAATAA